A region of the Stieleria neptunia genome:
CACCACGCTACCTGTTCGTTGTTTTGCTGGGCGGCTTCATCACCACGACCACCTGCCTTGCCGAATACTGGACGGAGTTTCGCGGGCCGGGTGGACAGGGGCATTCCGGCGCCGACTCGCTGCCGCTTTCCTGGAGCGAAACCGAGCACATCGCTTGGAAGATTCCGATCGAAGGTGACGGATGGTCTTCGCCGGTCGTCGCCGATGGAAAAATCTATTTGACCACCGCGACACCGCTCGATGGCGATGCCGACAAGGCGCGATCGTTGCGTGCCCTGTGCATCCGTGCCGACGACGGCCGAATTCTCTGGAACAAGGAAGTCTTCATCCAGTCGGGCGACGGCGTGCAGATGCACAAGAAGAACAGCCACGCCAGTGCCACGCCGGTGCTGGAAGGCGATCGGCTGTACGTGCACTTCGGCCCCTCCGGCACCGCCTGCCTGTCGACCGATGGAGAAATGATTTGGACGACGGACGCACTGCAGTTTCGACCGGTTCACGGCAACGGCGGTTCACCGGTGCTTTACAACGAAACGCTGATCGTCACCTGCGACGGCGGTGACCAACAATTCGTCGCCGGCATCTCGGCAGCCAGCGGCGACGTAAAATGGAAAACCGAGCGGCGAGCGGAAGTCAAAAAAGGGTTTTCGTTTTCCACGCCGATGCTGATCGAAGTCGACGGGCAGCCCCAAGCCGTCTGTCCGGGCAGTGGAGCCGTCGTCGCCTACGACCCCGAAACGGGCGCGGAAATTTGGAGTGTGGACTATGACGAAGGTTATTCCGTTGTGCCGCGCCCCGTTTTCGCCAACGGACTTGTCTTTGTCAGCAGCGGTTACGATTCCGCATCGTTGTACGCGATCGATCCGAGCGGACGCGGTGAC
Encoded here:
- a CDS encoding PQQ-binding-like beta-propeller repeat protein, giving the protein MITPPRYLFVVLLGGFITTTTCLAEYWTEFRGPGGQGHSGADSLPLSWSETEHIAWKIPIEGDGWSSPVVADGKIYLTTATPLDGDADKARSLRALCIRADDGRILWNKEVFIQSGDGVQMHKKNSHASATPVLEGDRLYVHFGPSGTACLSTDGEMIWTTDALQFRPVHGNGGSPVLYNETLIVTCDGGDQQFVAGISAASGDVKWKTERRAEVKKGFSFSTPMLIEVDGQPQAVCPGSGAVVAYDPETGAEIWSVDYDEGYSVVPRPVFANGLVFVSSGYDSASLYAIDPSGRGDVTDSHVRWTLDKGVPKTPSMLAVGDELYFVDDGGVASCVDATTGKLHWKERLGGKYSASPFYGAGRIYFQSETGKTTVIAPGKKYNELAVNDLGDSDRTFASFAVIDEAILLRSETQLYRIETE